The following is a genomic window from Sinorhizobium fredii NGR234.
AAACCTCTCGGGCGCCCGTGTTTCTCCTCGCCGGTACGGCGGGTTTCGTGAGCGTGTACGCGACTCGCCTTGGCAGGGTATCGGATCGGGTCAACGAGGTAGGGGAGAAGGACGAGCAGAGCGAGGCACGCCGCGCGCAACTGGGCTATCTTCGGCGACGGACTCTCGCCCTGGAAATAGCGGTCGCCTTGGGGACACTGGCTGCCATCTGCACCTGCTGTGCGATCCTGAATCTGCTTTCTGGTGCGCTCGCGCTCGGATTCCGCGAGGAAAATCTCTTTTGATTTTTCGGCGGTGCGATCCTCTCGCTCATCGGGTCCCTCGTGGCGTTTCTTTTCGAGATGATCGCCGCCGGTCGGAACATGTTGCGCCAGATGCGCATGAATAAGGCAACCCTCAGACCAGATTGACTGCCTTGCTACGAAAGTCGCCAGCGGACTTTCGTCAGTGTCAATCTGCTCAGCGCGTCAACGAGTGAGCTTCAGCCAACTCGCTGCGGCTGTCGCCATAGATCTTCCCGTTCCCGGTGACTGCTTATTGTCCGATCCCTGACATGACCGGCGCTACAGGCGAGCGGCGGCTTTGGGTCGACTCTGGCCCTCGGCGGGGCAGCGAGCGGCGCTTCGATGAGAAGCACCGCAATTCGGTAGTACAGTTCAACTTGTTCAGAGATGGCGAGCGCGTCGTCGACCTCGATGCCGAGATACTGTACGTTGCTCTCCAGCTTTTTGTGGCCGAGCAAGAGCTGGCGCGCAAGTTGCCGGTCTTCTTGTAAATGTGCGCCGCCTTCGTCCGCCTCATCGAGTGGGTGCCATAGCGTTTGGGGTCAAGTCCGATGCTCGACACCCACCGCTCGACGATCCTGCCATATTGCCGCGTCGAGAGATGCGGCAATGCGTGCACGCGGCTCGGAAACAGGTAGTCCCGTTCACCGAGCGACTGCCAATCCATGCAGCGACGGCCTCCCGCGTTTGGTCGGTCAGTTCGAATTGTACAGGTCGGCTGGTTTTCCTCTGGATGATGATCGCCCGGTCGCGAACCCTTCCAGAAATCGAAACATCACCAACTGAGATCGCGACGAGATCACAAGCGCGCAATTTGCTGTCGATCGCGAGGTTGAACAGCGCCAGATCGCGCACTGCGCTCAACATCTGAAGGCGGTACGGATGGCCCAGATCTCCTTCGGCTTCAATGGCGGCTTCTGACCGATGATGCGGCCCGAGTTCCAGCTAGATATAGCCTTCCTCCCGACAGCCACCCCCCACACCACAGCGCTCAACTTCAAGCGGATGGATCGTACTTCGAAAAGCAATTGTTCGGGTGGTAGGCAGTCGTTCGCTGCGGCCAGCGCGAACGACTAAGATGCGCGCCATTTGCGGCCATTGCTACCGCCGCGCCGCAAACCATTGGTGCTGGCCGGTGGCTGCAAACCCGGAAACCCGCTCATGGCGGCAAATCTGGCGCCCGCTGCGGCCGCCAGGCGAAGGATATGACGCCTGCGCGCCGGAGCACTGGAACAAAACCTGAAGCGTGCGGTTTGCGCCGGGGAAGGGACGTATAACGAGGAGATTCTGTGATGGAAGGTGTACTCATCAAGGGTGCAATTGTGTTGAGTCTTGGAATTGCCGGGGCAGCTTTTCCTGCTGCAGCACAGAACACATCGAAGAACAGCACGGTCACCGGAGCCGCTGGTGGTGCCGCCGCTGGTGCAGTCATAGGTGGACCAGTAGGTGCCGCTGTTGGAGGCGTCGCAGGCGCTGTCGCCGGAGCGGCAATCGATCCCCCGCCGCCAAAGGTGATCGAATATGTTGAGGCGCAGCCGCTTCCAACTCAGCCGATCGTGATTCAAGAGCAGGTCGTGGTCGGCAAACCACTGCCAGAGACGGTGGTTCTTACCCCGGTTCCCGAAGACAGCCGCTATGCCTATGCGGTAGTCAACGAGAAGCGGATCATCGCTGACCCAAAGACACGCACCGTAGTACAGGTCATTCAGTAAAAAAAACGGACACCCGGTGAGTTCGGCCGCGAACCGGCGGCGGTCCTTCAGGGTCACGACAACCTCGCCGGCGTCCGCGACGACGTGGTGATTGGTGAGGATATAGCCTTTGTCGGCATCAACGATGACGCCGGAACCAGCGCTCAGCCGCTGCCGCTGCTGCTCAGGCAAGTTGAAATATCGACGGAAAAACGATCGTTGTAGAGAGGGTTGGTTTCGGCCGGAGCTCGGGACCTCACCGCAATGTTGACGACTGCCGGCGTGATGTCCTCCAGGACATCAGCGAGGGAACGTTGAGTGCCTGTCGAGATGGCGGCCTACGGCTGTGCCGCCGGTGGCGGCCCAGGAACCATAACGAGGACGAGTGCGGCGAATACGCCAACATATTTCGACGAACGCGTGGTCACGTTTGGCCCCGATTTTTTTTTAAGATCCTCCTTCGGGAGCGGGCTGGCGGTTCCGCGTCCAGCCTGTCGGAGCTATGTCTCGGGCTCGTGCCGACCTGCTCCAAACCTGTTCGAACGCTTTACCCATCGATGGGCAAGGCATTGGTTCACGGGGTCCGCGCCCGTCGGGCGCGGACCCTTCGGTCAGAAGTCCATGCCCCCAGGCGGCATCGGTGGAACCGGTGCTTCCTTCTTCGGCTTCTCGGCGACCATTGCCTCGGTGGTAATCAGAAGCCCGGCGACCGAGGCGGCGTCCTGCAAGGCGGTTCGAACGACCTTGACCGGATCGATTACGCCCTGCTCAAAAAGGTCACCGAACTCGTTGGTCTGGGCGTTCCAGCCATAGCCAAATTCGGTCTTCTCGCGCAGCTTACCAACGATGATCGAACCTTCGGCACCCGCGTTCTCGGCGATCTGGCGCACCGGCGCTTCGATCGCCCGGCGGACAATCTCGATGCCGTGCCTCTGGTCGGGGTTCTCGGTCTGAACTCTATCAAGGGCTTTGACGGCTCTCAGCAACGCGACACCACCGCCAGGCAGCACGCCCTCTTCGACCGCCGCCCGCGTTGCATGCATCGCGTCATCGACGCGGTCCTTGCGTTCCTTCACCTCGACCTCGGTTGAGCCACCCACGCGAATCACCGCAACACCGCCGGCGAGCTTGGCGAGACGCTCCTGCAACTTCTCGCGATCATAGTCTGAGGTGGTTTCCTCGATCTGCGCCTTGATCTGGGCAACACGGCCCTCAATCTCGGTCTTCGAACCAGCCCCGTCGACAATCGTCGTGTTTTCCTTTTCGACGACCACCTTCTTGGCGCGGCCGAGCATGTCGAGCGTCACGTTCTCAAGCTTGATGCCGAGATCCTCGGAGATTGCCGTACCGCCCGTCAGGATGGCGATGTCCTCGAGCATGGCCTTGCGGCGGTCGCCAAAACCCGGCGCTTTCACGGCAGCGACCTTCAGGCCGCCACGCAGCTTGTTGACGACGAGGGTGGCAAGCGCCTCGCCCTCGACATCCTCGGCGATAATCAGCAGCGGTTTGCCGGATTGAACGACCGATTCGAGAACCGGAAGCAGCGCCTGCAGATTGGACAGCTTCTTCTCGTGGATGAGCACATACGGCTCCTCCAGCTCGACGCGCATCTTGTCGGGATTTGTGACGAAATAGGGCGAGAGATAGCCGCGGTCGAACTGCATGCCCTCAACGACCTCGAGTTCCGTCACCGCGGTTTTGGCTTCCTCGACCGTGATCACCCCTTCGTTGCCGACCTTTTCCATCGCTTCTGCCAGGAAGCGGCCGATTTCCGTGTCGCCATTGGCCGAGATCGTGCCGACCTGGGCGATTTCATCGTTTTTTGTGACCTTGCGGGCGTTCCTCCGCAACTCCTCGACCACAGCATCCACCGCCTTGTCGACGCCACGCTTGAGGTCCATTGGGTTCATGCCGGAGGCGACCGCTTTTGCTCCTTCCTTGACGATCGCCTGGGCGAGAACTGTTGCCGTGGTGGTGCCGTCGCCGGCGATGTCACTGGTCTTGGAGGCCACTTCGCGCACCATCTGGGCGCCCATGTTCTCGAACTTGTCCTCGAGCTCGATCTCCTTGGCGACGGTGACGCCGTCCTTGGTGATCCGCGGAGCGCCGAACGACTTGTCGAGCACCACGTTGCGGCCCTTTGGGCCCAACGTCACTTTCACAGCATTGGCGAGAATGTCGACGCCCCGCAGCATCTTCTCGCGGGCTTCGGTGTGGAATCTCACTTCCTTGGCAGCCATTTTTCTACTCCTTCAATCGGCCCGATCGCTCAGGCGACCTTCTTGGCCGAGGCTTCGCTCTCAATCACGCCCATCACGTCGGATTCCTTCATGATCAGCAGATCCTCGCCATTGAGCTTGATCTCTGTGCCGGACCATTTGCCGAACAGAATGCGGTCGCCGGCTTTGACGTCGAGTTCGACAAGCTTGCCGCCGTCATCGCGTGCGCCGGGGCCAACGGCGATGACCTCGCCTTCCTGCGGCTTTTCCTTCGCCGTGTCGGGGATGATGATGCCGCCGGCCGTCTTCTCCTCGGCTTCAATGCGGCGGACCAGGATACGGTCATGCAAGGGACGAAACGTCATGTCGCTCTCCTCGTGGACTGACAGATTTTCAGAGAGTCCTCCCCGCCGCATCCGAGACGAATCCGACGCGGGACGCACGATGTTTTGGCATCGCGCCAATCGATCTGGTTTCCGATTTTTTTAGTTTCAAGAGGGGCGATGAATTTTTTTAGCACTCCATCACATGGAGTGCTAAAGGCATGATTTCGCAGCATCGCCGTCTGCTCTAATCGTCTCGCCTCACCTCTTGACGCGAGGCTCTGTATTTCCCTACTCATTCCTGCCGATGCCAATTGGGTCGGCATGGTCAGGGAGCGCCACGCTTCTTGGCGCTTCCTCGTATCTATGTTGCTCTACGGAGGATGTAGCTATGAGAACAAGCTTCGACTTCAACCCTTTCTACAGGTTCAGCATCGGCTTCGACCGCATGTTCGATCTGCTGGAAAACGCCAGCCTCAATGCTGAGACCTGGCCGCCCTACAACATCGTCAAACTCGGCGAAGATGCCTACCGGATCGTCATCGCGGCAGCGGGTTTTGCCGAAGACGAACTGATGATCACCCATGAGGCGAATATGCTCGTGATCACCGGTGCCAAGTCCGAGGATGAGGAGGTGCAGTACCTCCATCAGGGCCTTGCCGTACGATCGTTCGCGCGCAGATTCGAACTCGCCGATCATGTCCTCGTCGAGGGCGCAAAGCTCGAAAACGGGCTGCTCGTCATTAATCTCAGGAGGGAGATACCTGAGGAGATGAAGCCGCGTCGGATCACCATCGAAACCCAGACGGCGATGACCGCTTCGAAGCAGATCGAAGGCGACAAGGCAGCGTAGACGGCGCACCGCTCGAACGTCGCCTGTCGCCGGGCAGGCGAGGGGAGGGAGACTGCACCGAACCAAGAGGAGAGAATGAAACGAAAGAAAGGATGAAGCCATGAATGTACGTGACCTGATCCCGTGGAACCGTGGCAGCAGCCAGGTCCCGAGCGTCTATCGCGGTGATGAGATGGATCCATTCCTGTCGTTGCACCCGTCTGTTTGACGACGTCTTCCGCGGTTTCGGTCAGCCATCGCCGTTCGGTGGCATGACGCCCCTTAATGGATCGTGGCCGACCGTGGAGGTCGAGGAGAACGACAATGAGATCCGCGTGATAGCGGAGGTTCCGGGCATCGATCCAGACGTATGAAGGTGCTGCTGGACGAGGGGGTGCTTACCCTTCGGGGCGAGAAGAAATCGGACACCGAGGACAAGGAGCGCCGGTTCACCGAGCGTTACTACGGGCGCTTCGAACGGCGGCTGGCTCTTGGTCGCCAGGTCGATGAGAACAAGGTTGCCGCGACGTTCAAAAACGGTGTGCTCGCAGTGCCGTTGCCGAAGACTGAGAAGGCGCGAGCCAACGTCAAGCGGATCAGCATCGATAGAGACAAATAGTGCCACCGCCCGCCGACCGGGCATCGATTGCCCGACCGGCTATTCTCGTTACGAAATCGACGTCATGATGGAATTCCGTTCTCGACAGGGAAAATCTGGTAGCGCTGATCGGAAGTTCGCAAAGCAGGTAAGCGACAACCAGCACCCCGCGGCTGACAAGGACCCTCCACGGCCGAGCATCGATGCGGGTAGCACGCATCTTTCGTCCCTCACGCTCCGTAATGACGTCGGCGCGCGTTTCTAGACGACCTTGGCTGCTGGTGTTCGAACGGAGAGTCCCGCCGACGATCGATCATCTCATCGGCTATACCGGCGGGAGTGACACGCTCACGCAGGTCGAACTGCGCTTCCCGTCTCGCGATACCGCGGTTGCCTACGCCTGGATGACAGGAGCCGCTAGTGTTTAGGGGAGCAGTAAATGGCTTTGGCCGAAGCGCTGCACCGTTCTTGACGGCGAATGTTAGGTTCCCATCGTCAATACGGAACCGCCCGCCGCTGCAGCGGCGGGCGGTACTCTCGGATCATACATGGGCGTGCGGGTTCTGCCGATAGTCCCAGAGCGCCCAAGCCGACACGGCTGCCACGAGCACACCGAGGACCACATGGGTCCACATCGCGTTGATGTTCGTCGCGAATTGCAACAGCCAGGGCGAGACGATCAGCCAGATCCCGAGCACCAGGTTGGCCCACTCTTCCCACTCCGCAAACGCCGCGAGCGCGGCAATTGCCAGAGCGCCGAGCACGATGCCAACGATCCATGCGTTCCACGCCGGCATGGTCTCAGGCGCGAACCCGATCACCCACGGTGAGACAAACAGGGCGACAGCGAGCACCAGATTGAGCCAATCCTGTGCTTTCTTGCCCTCCATCAGTCCGTTTTCCATGACAACCTCCACGAATGAAGCTTGTTGACGGTGTTTTTGCGTTCTGCGCACGCTGCGTCACACGATGTAATTTTAGGCGAATTTATATTCAAGAGGTGATTTTTGCTGGCAGGCGCCGGCGCCCTAAAAATAGCTGACACTCAGCGGGCCAACATATTCGATGCGGTATCCTTCGTCGCGCGCGTTTCTCATGAACCGGTTAGCCCCGGTGAGACAGGTTCTGAACGCGTCGTTTCGCACAGGAGAATCTGGCCGATACTCGGTATTCAGCCATTTCAGGGCGCGATCGGACAAGGCTGAGATCTCCCAAATTCGCTCGGCTTTCTTCTGGATGCGGAAGTCGGCTGCAGTGGTGAACTGAGTGGAAAAGTGCGTGCTACGTGAAGCTGTACGCGCCTGAAACGAAACGACTGAATGATTCATGTTTCTCCTCCCATGCATTCTGTCGGATTTCTTTTGGGATGTGGCATGCGCAGCCGCTAATTTAGAGGTCCTAACGCTGGCGTCCAGTCAACAGGCCTGTTTCGTACGGTGGCGGACACGGACGTCCGTTCGAATCCGTGCAGAAGGGAGTTCACGGATGGAGCATTGGGGCAGGCGCGAGCCCGACCAAAGCGTGGCTTGCATCGAACTTGGCCTCTCTCGCAAAGAGGGGCCTTTCTTCTGAGCAAGGGACACCTTCGGCGATCCCAGCAAGCGGGAGGGTATTGCGCCAAGGCCCTCAAAAGAGCCCGGACATGAGACGCTGATATTCTTTCTCGGGTTTGCCGTATGCGTCACGCGCGAACTCTTCGAGGTCCGCGCGGTTGCGGATGACAATCTGCCCTCTCAAGGAACGAATGAAGCCGTTGCCCTCAAGAATGTGGAGCGCTGTCGTGACACTCGGACGCCGGACCGCTAGCATCAGCGAGAGGAACTCGTGCGTGAGCGGGATTTGGTTTCCGGGAACGCGATCGTGACACATCAAGAGCCACCGGGCGAGCCGCTCGTCGACACCGTGAACGGCGTTCGAAATGGCTGTGTAAGTGAGTTGGATCGAAAAGGCCTCGATGCAGCGGATCATGACCCTGGCAAAATTCCGGTTCCGCTCCATCCAATACCGGAACAAAGAGAACTCCATCCGATGGGCATCCCCGTCGATCTGCATGACCACCTGGTGGACGCTCAGCTCCACGCCCATAGCTGCGGATGTCGGGACATAGCCTTCGCTGCCGAATATGCCCGCCTCCGCTCTG
Proteins encoded in this region:
- a CDS encoding DUF2721 domain-containing protein encodes the protein MEPPPIINDLASIIQTSRAPVFLLAGTAGFVSVYATRLGRVSDRVNEVGEKDEQSEARRAQLGYLRRRTLALEIAVALGTLAAICTCCAILNLLSGALALGFREENLF
- a CDS encoding DUF1236 domain-containing protein — its product is MEGVLIKGAIVLSLGIAGAAFPAAAQNTSKNSTVTGAAGGAAAGAVIGGPVGAAVGGVAGAVAGAAIDPPPPKVIEYVEAQPLPTQPIVIQEQVVVGKPLPETVVLTPVPEDSRYAYAVVNEKRIIADPKTRTVVQVIQ
- the groL gene encoding chaperonin GroEL (60 kDa chaperone family; promotes refolding of misfolded polypeptides especially under stressful conditions; forms two stacked rings of heptamers to form a barrel-shaped 14mer; ends can be capped by GroES; misfolded proteins enter the barrel where they are refolded when GroES binds), translated to MAAKEVRFHTEAREKMLRGVDILANAVKVTLGPKGRNVVLDKSFGAPRITKDGVTVAKEIELEDKFENMGAQMVREVASKTSDIAGDGTTTATVLAQAIVKEGAKAVASGMNPMDLKRGVDKAVDAVVEELRRNARKVTKNDEIAQVGTISANGDTEIGRFLAEAMEKVGNEGVITVEEAKTAVTELEVVEGMQFDRGYLSPYFVTNPDKMRVELEEPYVLIHEKKLSNLQALLPVLESVVQSGKPLLIIAEDVEGEALATLVVNKLRGGLKVAAVKAPGFGDRRKAMLEDIAILTGGTAISEDLGIKLENVTLDMLGRAKKVVVEKENTTIVDGAGSKTEIEGRVAQIKAQIEETTSDYDREKLQERLAKLAGGVAVIRVGGSTEVEVKERKDRVDDAMHATRAAVEEGVLPGGGVALLRAVKALDRVQTENPDQRHGIEIVRRAIEAPVRQIAENAGAEGSIIVGKLREKTEFGYGWNAQTNEFGDLFEQGVIDPVKVVRTALQDAASVAGLLITTEAMVAEKPKKEAPVPPMPPGGMDF
- the groES gene encoding co-chaperone GroES, producing MTFRPLHDRILVRRIEAEEKTAGGIIIPDTAKEKPQEGEVIAVGPGARDDGGKLVELDVKAGDRILFGKWSGTEIKLNGEDLLIMKESDVMGVIESEASAKKVA
- a CDS encoding Hsp20 family protein → MRTSFDFNPFYRFSIGFDRMFDLLENASLNAETWPPYNIVKLGEDAYRIVIAAAGFAEDELMITHEANMLVITGAKSEDEEVQYLHQGLAVRSFARRFELADHVLVEGAKLENGLLVINLRREIPEEMKPRRITIETQTAMTASKQIEGDKAA
- a CDS encoding NADH dehydrogenase ubiquinone Fe-S protein 4, yielding MTSARVSRRPWLLVFERRVPPTIDHLIGYTGGSDTLTQVELRFPSRDTAVAYAWMTGAASV
- a CDS encoding SPW repeat protein, which codes for MENGLMEGKKAQDWLNLVLAVALFVSPWVIGFAPETMPAWNAWIVGIVLGALAIAALAAFAEWEEWANLVLGIWLIVSPWLLQFATNINAMWTHVVLGVLVAAVSAWALWDYRQNPHAHV
- a CDS encoding Crp/Fnr family transcriptional regulator, yielding MAVTSQSPLRNQLLALLPEADYLQIAGELEYVDLQRGALLANAGEPIEHVYFLTSGIGSLIASTPEGNRAEAGIFGSEGYVPTSAAMGVELSVHQVVMQIDGDAHRMEFSLFRYWMERNRNFARVMIRCIEAFSIQLTYTAISNAVHGVDERLARWLLMCHDRVPGNQIPLTHEFLSLMLAVRRPSVTTALHILEGNGFIRSLRGQIVIRNRADLEEFARDAYGKPEKEYQRLMSGLF